A genomic window from Centroberyx gerrardi isolate f3 chromosome 14, fCenGer3.hap1.cur.20231027, whole genome shotgun sequence includes:
- the uba1 gene encoding ubiquitin-like modifier-activating enzyme 1, with protein MSSSPLSKKRRVSGTETKTGSHCSSSNSVRTELSHTPANGMAKNGNDAEIDEGLYSRQLYVLGHDAMKRMQNSNVLISGMRGLGVEIAKNVILGGVKSVTVHDQGVAEWRDLSSQFYLREEDLGKNRAEVSQTRLAELNSYVPVAAYTGALTDDYLTQFQVVVLTNSTLEEQQHVGEYCHSKSVKLVIADTRGLFGQLFCDFGEEMVVYDTNGEQPLSAMISMITKDGAGVVTCLDEARHGFESGDYVTFTEVQGMTELNGCQPVEIKALGPYTFSICDTTGFSDYVRGGIVSQVKMPKKISFKSISSSMAEPEFMLTDFAKFDRPGQLHVGFQAIHAFQKKHSRLPKPWNQADGDELLTFTKEVNSAQTGSAKVEQLDEALIKKLAFVSAGDLAPINAFIGGLAAQEVMKACTGKFMPIMQWLYFDALECLAEEEGPALSEEECAPRNCRYDGQVAVFGTKLQDMLAKQRYFLVGAGAIGCELMKNFAMMGLASGEGEVIVTDMDTIEKSNLNRQFLFRPWDVTKMKSETAAAAVKQMNPSIRITGHQNRVGPDTERVYDDDFFESLDGVANALDNVDARMYMDRRCVYYRKPLLESGTLGTKGNVQVIIPFLTESYSSSQDPPEKSIPICTLKNFPNAIEHTLQWARDEFEGLFKQPSENAMQYLTDPKFMERTLKLPGAQPLEVLEAVYKSLVTDCPHSWADCVAWARNHWQCQYSNNIRQLLHNFPPDQLTSSGAPFWSGPKRCPHPLEFSTSNDLHMDYIMAAANLFALTYGLPSSSDRAALVKILQEVNVPTFTPRSGVKIHVSDQELQSANASVDDSRLEELKTLLPAPESSSQFKLNSIDFEKDDDTNFHMDFIVAASNLRAENYDIPPADRHKSKLIAGKIIPAIATTTASVVGLVCLELIKIVQGHKKLESFKNGFMNLALPFFAFSEPIAAPSHKYYEIDWTLWDRFEVKGMQPNGEEMTLRQFLDYFKNEHKLEITMLSQGVSMLYSFFMPAAKLKERLELPMTEIVTKVSKKKLGKHVKALVFELCCNDLSDEDVEVPYVRYTIR; from the exons ATGTCCAGCTCGCCGCTGTCCAAGAAGCGTCGCGTGTCAGGAACAGAGACGAAGACGGGATCCCACTGCTCCTCCTCTAACTCTGTCAGAACTGAACTGTCCCACACACCTGCCAAc GGCATGGCTAAGAATGGCAATGATGCTGAGATCGATGAAGGCCTGTACTCCAGACAACT TTACGTGCTGGGCCATGATGCTATGAAGCGCATGCAGAACTCCAATGTCCTCATCTCTGGTATGAGAGGGCTGGGAGTGGAGATTGCCAAGAATGTCATCCTGGGAGGAGTCAAAAGTGTCACTGTGCATGACCAGGGTGTTGCAGAATGGAGAGACCTCTCCTCACAG TTCTACCTGCGAGAAGAGGACCTGGGGAAGAACAGGGCAGAGGTGAGTCAGACCCGTCTGGCTGAGCTCAACAGCTACGTCCCTGTGGCTGCCTACACTGGAGCACTCACCGATGACTACCTGACCCAGTTCCAG GTGGTAGTGCTGACTAACTCAActctggaggagcagcagcatgtGGGAGAGTACTGCCACAGCAAAAGCGTCAAGCTGGTCATCGCAGACACACGGGGCCTGTTCGG ccAGCTGTTCTGTGACTTTGGTGAGGAGATGGTGGTGTATGACACCAACGGAGAGCAGCCTCTGAGTGCCATGATCTCCATGATAACCAAG GACGGTGCAGGTGTAGTGACATGTCTGGATGAAGCTCGCCATGGCTTTGAGAGCGGAGACTACGTCACCTTCACAGAGGTTCAGGGCATGACGGAGCTCAATGGCTGCCAGCCGGTCGAAATCAAGGCTCTGG GTCCCTACACCTTCAGCATCTGCGACACAACTGGCTTTTCAGACTATGTAAGAGGAGGAATTGTCTCCCAGGTCAAGATGCCCAAGAAGATTTCTTTT AAatccatctcttcctccatgGCTGAGCCAGAGTTCATGCTGACAGACTTTGCCAAGTTTGACCGTCCAGGACAGCTGCATGTGGGCTTCCAGGCCATCCACGCCTTCCAAAAGAAACACAGCCGCCTTCCCAAGCCTTGGAACCAG GCTGATGGTGATGAGCTGCTGACGTTCACTAAGGAGGTGAACTCTGCCCAGACGGGGTCTGCTAAAGTGGAGCAGCTGGATGAAGCTCTTATCAAAAAGTTGGCCTTTGTCTCCGCTGGTGACTTGGCCCCTATCAATGCTTTCATTGGAGGTCtggctgcacaggaagtgatgaag GCATGCACAGGGAAATTTATGCCCATAATGCAGTGGCTGTACTTTGATGCCCTGGAGTGCCTGGCTGAAGAGGAAGGACCTGCACTCTCAGAGGAAGAGTGTGCCCCT aGGAACTGTCGGTATGATGGCCAGGTTGCAGTGTTTGGCACCAAGCTGCAGGATATGCTTGCCAAACAGCGCTACTTCCTG GTGGGAGCCGGTGCCATTGGCTGCGAGCTGATGAAAAACTTTGCCATGATGGGACTGGCTAGTGGGGAGGGCGAGGTGATCGTGACAGACATGGACACCATAGAGAAGTCCAACCTCAATAGACAGTTCCTCTTCAGACCCTGGGACGTTACG aaaatgaaaagtgaGACGGCCgcagcagcagtgaagcagATGAACCCGTCCATCAGGATCACGGGCCACCAGAACAGGGTGGGCCCCGACACAGAGAGGGTCTACGACGACGACTTCTTTGAAAGCCTCGATGGAGTGGCCAACGCACTGGACAATGTTGACGCAC GTATGTACATGGACCGGCGCTGTGTGTACTACCGTAAGCCCCTGCTGGAGTCTGGTACTCTGGGCACCAAGGGCAACGTGCAGGTCATCATCCCCTTCCTCACAGAGTCCTACAGCTCCAGCCAAGACCCGCCTGAGAAGTCCATCCCCATCTGCACCCTCAAAAACTTCCCCAATGCCAttgaacacacactgcag TGGGCCCGTGACGAGTTTGAGGGACTATTCAAACAGCCATCAGAGAATGCCATGCAGTACCTCAC AGATCCTAAGTTCATGGAGCGTACTCTGAAACTCCCCGGAGCTCAGCCCTTGGAGGTGCTGGAGGCCGTCTACAAGAGCCTGGTCACAGACTGCCCCCACAGCTGGGCCGACTGTGTAGCCTGGGCACGCAACCACTGGCAGTGCCAATACAGCAACAACATCCGCCAGCTACTGCACAACTTCCCCCCGGATCAG CTCACCAGCTCTGGCGCCCCCTTCTGGTCTGGTCCAAAGAGGTGTCCTCACCCCTTAGAGTTCAGCACTAGCAAC GATCTGCACATGGACTATATAATGGCAGCAGCCAACCTGTTTGCCCTGACATACGGCCTGCCCAGCAGCAGCGACCGTGCTGCTTTGGTCAAGATCCTGCAGGAGGTCAATGTGCCGACCTTTACCCCCCGCTCTGGGGTTAAAATCCACGTCTCTGATCAGGAGCTGCAGAGCGCCAATGCCTCTGTtg ATGATTCCAGACTGGAGGAGCTGAAGACCCTGCTGCCTGCCCCTGAGTCTTCTTCCCAATTCAAGCTCAACTCCATTGACTTTGAGAAG GATGATGACACCAATTTCCACATGGACTTCATCGTGGCAGCCTCCAACCTGAGAGCAGAGAATTACGACATTCCCCCTGCGGACAGACACAAG AGCAAACTGATAGCTGGCAAGATCATTCCTGCCATCGCCACCACCACAGCCTCGGTTGTGGGCCTGGTGTGTCTGGAGCTCATCAAGATCGTCCAGGGACACAAGAAGCTGGAGTCTTTCAAGAACGGCTTCATGAACTTGGCCCTGCCTTTCTTCGCCTTCTCTGAGCCCATCGCTGCCCCCAGCCACAAG TACTATGAGATTGACTGGACGTTGTGGGATCGCTTTGAGGTCAAGGGCATGCAGCCCAATGGGGAGGAGATGACGCTCCGACAGTTCCTGGACTATTTTAAG aaTGAGCATAAGTTGGAGATCACTATGCTTTCTCAGGGAGTGTCCATGCTTTACTCCTTCTTCATGCCTGCTGCCAAACTCAAAGAGAGACTGGAGCTGCC GATGACTGAGATTGTGACCAAGGTGTCCAAAAAGAAGCTAGGCAAGCACGTGAAGGCCCTGGTGTTTGAGCTATGCTGCAACGATCTGTCAGACGAAGACGTGGAAGTGCCCTATGTCAGATACACCATCCGCTGA
- the arhgef3l gene encoding rho guanine nucleotide exchange factor (GEF) 3, like yields the protein METEETGETRTSWSAAPRDMHILCDHAGKKRKQDPGPDPVIRIIEDEEEEDDDDEMMSEQMKDSEEPSNKRVKPVTKSNSLTGVITPVKTPALKRIGQSISRSISFRTEARPLPPAPLRTRQKASSFPRRRNSQCWSDTVESHDLTAKEIKRQEVIYELTQGERQLIDDLSLVKKVYYEPMLKLAIMTESELGQIFGTLDSLIPLHEDLLSRLERLRGSEKTVGEVGPTLLSWFPCLEAYITYCCNQVGAKALLDQKKHEKRVEHFLRLCQESSFSRKLDLWNFLDLPRSRLVKYPLLLKEIQKCTPPEHPDEDTLPDALEMIQRIVAEVNRKTGEAECQFYRRGLSYLEESQRLPEIQLSRFLYCHGELKNNKGQRLHVFLFEQALVLTRPGEDKEGGQVFQVYRQPLPNIFLNLEEIPDGEAAGGGTFRGAFTGGNDKVRNCFRVSSRGRSKAHSHCLQANDSFSKQQWITCLRQAIVQSRDRCAQTSQSQLSSHPDPALYHIAELSLSSDTEMTDHTSR from the exons atggagacagaggagactgGTGAAACACGGACTTCCTG gtctgcgGCGCCAAGAGACATGCACATCCTCTGTGACCATGCTGGG aagaaaagaaagcaggACCCAGGCCCTGATCCTGTAATCAGAATCATAGAG gatgaagaggaggaggatgatgatgatgaaatgatgtcAGAGCAGATGAAGGACTCAGAG GAGCCCAGTAATAAAAGGGTTAAACCTGTGACAAAGTCCAATAGCCTGACAGGTGTCATAACCCCAGTGAAGACGCCTGCTCTGAAACGCATCGGACAGTCCATTTCG CGTTCTATCAGTTTTCGTACCGAGGCGCGACCTTTGCCCCCTGCTCCCCTCCGCACTCGCCAGAAGGCCTCGTCGTTTCCACGGAGACGCAACAGCCAGTGCTGGAGCGACACTGTGGAGAGTCATGACCTCACCGCTAAGGAGATCAAACGTCAAGAG GTGATCTATGAGCTGACCCAGGGTGAGAGGCAGCTGATTGACGACCTCAGTCTGGTCAAGAAG GTCTACTATGAGCCCATGTTGAAGCTGGCGATCATGACAGAGAGCGAGCTGGGACAAATCTTTGGCACTCTGGACTCTCTCATTCCCCTCCATGAAG ATCTTCTGAGTCGCCTTGAAAGGCTGAGGGGATCAGAGAAGACTGTCGGAGAGGTGGGGCCCACTCTGCTGAGTTGG ttCCCCTGCTTGGAGGCCTATATTACGTACTGCTGTAACCAGGTGGGGGCCAAAGCTCTGCTGGACCAGAAGAAGCATGAGAAAAGAGTGGAGCACTTCCTGCGCCTCTGTCAGGAGTCTTCTTTTAGCAGGAAACTGGATCTCTGGAACTTCCTGGATCTCCCTCGAAGCCGATTGGTCAAATACCCCCTGCTGCTGAAAGAGATCCAGAAGTGCACGCCTCCAGAGCATCCTGACGAGGACACACTGCCTGATGCT TTGGAGATGATCCAGAGAATCGTGGCAGAGGTGAACAGGAAGACCGGGGAGGCTGAGTGTCAGTTCTACAGGAGGGGTCTGTCCTACCTCGAAGAGAGCCAGAGACTACCAGAGATCCAACTGTCCCGCTTCCTCTACTGCCATGGAGAACTCAAGAACAACAAGGGACAG cGGCTGCATGTGTTCCTGTTTGAGCAGGCCCTGGTGCTGACCAGGCCAGGAGAGGACAAAGAGGGAGGCCAGGTGTTCCAGGTCTACAGACAGCCTCTGCCCAACATCTTCCTCAACCTGGAGGAGATCCCAGATGGAGAGGCTGCCGGAGGGGGCACCTTCAGGGGAGCTTTCACTGGGGGCAATGATAAAG tgAGGAACTGTTTCCGTGtgagcagcagagggcgctcCAAAGCCCACTCCCACTGCCTGCAGGCCAACGACTCCTTCAGCAAGCAGCAGTGGATCACCTGCCTGCGCCAAGCCATTGTCCAATCACGGGACAGGTGCGCCCAGACCAGCCAGTCGCAGCTCTCCTCGCACCCTGATCCCGCCCTCTATCACATAGCCGAGCTCAGTCTCAGCTCGGACACAGAGATGACAGACCATACCAGCCGCTGA
- the usp21 gene encoding ubiquitin carboxyl-terminal hydrolase 21: MPGAGDVNVEGSCQALCRTLVSQNGLQRETADISQSVLYTSLMGLLLVADKEKEQLNLGSGRVGLKNIGNTCFLNAVVQCLSHTRGLRDYCLLKSYKQEKFSKEDAKLMEAFSQVLSGLWDVNEGDTVVNPRQFYNIFKEAVPYFSGYSQQDAQEFLRFLLDRLHTEINRRPYVRRTGKEPEQKHAKFRISEEAAAMWKKHLERDDSKIVDLFSGQLRSSLHCSVCSQYSTTFDVFCDLSLPIPKRSSAREVTLRECLDLFSQEEKLDEENAPMCEKCNRRTESTKRLSIQRFPQVIVIHLNRFAMSRWSISKSAVHVSFPLTNLDLGPYGPIDCSPVLYDLYAMCNHSGTVNMGHYTACCLEENGWCFYNDSSVTPVSENQLQTNQAYVLFYQRSNSTATVRK, from the exons ATGCCCGGAGCCGGTGATGTCAATGTGGAGGGCTCTTGCCAGGCTCTGTGTCGGACGCTGGTGTCTCAGAACGgcctccagagagagacagctgacATCTCCCAGTCTGTCCTCTACACCTCACTGATGGGCCTGCTTTTGGTCGCTGATAAAGAG AAGGAGCAGCTGAACTTAGGAAGTGGAAGAGTTGGCCTTAAGAACATAGGAAACACA TGCTTCCTGAATGCAGTAGTTCAGTGTTTATCTCATACACGTGGCTTACGGGACTACTGCCTCCTCAAGTCCTACAAGCAAGAGAAGTTCTCCAAAGAGGATGCTAAACTCATGGAAG CCTTCTCTCAGGTGCTGTCTGGCCTTTGGGACGTGAATGAAGGAGACACAGTGGTCAATCCACGGCAGTTTTACAATATCTTCAAGGAAGCAGTGCCTTACTTCAGTGGCTACAG TCAGCAGGACGCTCAGGAGTTCCTGAGGTTCCTGTTGGACAGGCTGCACACGGAAATCAACCGCCGACCATATGTGCGACGAACAGGCAAGGAGCCTGAACAAAAACATGCCAAATTTAG gatttCAGAAGAGGCTGCAGCCATGTGGAAGAAACACTTGGAGAGGGATGACAGCAAAATAGTAG ACCTGTTCTCCGGCCAGCTGCGCAGCTCGCTACACTGCTCGGTTTGCTCCCAGTACTCCACCACGTTTGATGTGTTCTGTGATCTGTCGCTGCCCATCCCCAAGAGGAGCTCTGCCAGGGAGGTGACGCTGAGGGAGTGCCTGGACCTCTTCTCCCAGGAGGAGAAACTGGACGAGGAGAACGCACCG atgtgtgagaagtGCAACAGGCGAACAGAGAGCACCAAGAGGCTGTCCATACAGAGGTTTCCCCAGGTTATTGTCATCC ATCTGAACCGTTTTGCCATGTCACGGTGGTCTATCAGTAAAAGCGCAGTGCATGTGTCCTTCCCACTCACCAACCTGGACCTCGGACCCTACGGACCTATCGACTGCA GTCCAGTTCTGTATGACTTGTATGCGATGTGTAACCACTCTGGGACAGTGAACATGGGCCACTACACAGCCTGCTGTTTGGAGGAAAACGGTTGGTGCTTCTACAATGACTCCAG tGTGACTCCAGTCTCGGAAAACCAGCTTCAGACCAATCAAGCCTATGTGCTCTTCTACCAGCGCAGCAACAGCACCGCCACTGTCAGGAAATAG
- the LOC144537808 gene encoding rho-related GTP-binding protein RhoA-C-like, giving the protein MAAIRKKLVIVGDGACGKTCLLIVFSKDQFPEVYVPTVFENYVADIEVDGKQVELALWDTAGQEDYDRLRPLSYPDTDVILMCFSVDSPDSLENIPEKWTPEVKHFCPNVPIILVGNKKDLRNDEHTRRELAKMKQEPVKTDEGREMANRISAFGYQECSAKTKDGVREVFEMATRAALQAKKRGKKSACLLL; this is encoded by the exons ATGGCAGCCATCCGGAAGAAGTTAGTGATAGTAGGGGATGGTGCATGTGGGAAGACCTGCCTGCTCATTGTCTTCAGTAAGGACCAGTTCCCAGAGGTCTACGTCCCCACTGTGTTTGAGAACTATGTGGCAGACATTGAAGTGGACGGAAAACAG GTGGAGCTTGCATTGTGGGATACTGCAGGTCAAGAGGACTATGACAGACTGCGGCCTCTCTCCTACCCCGACACTGATGTTATCCTCATGTGCTTCTCTGTAGACAGCCCTGACAGCTTAG AGAATATTCCAGAAAAGTGGACTCCCGAAGTGAAACACTTCTGTCCAAATGTTCCCATCATTCTTGTGGGCAACAAGAAAGATCTGCGCAATGATGAGCACACCAGACGAGAGCTTGCCAAAATGAAACag GAGCCAGTTAAAACTGATGAAGGCAGAGAAATGGCAAACCGCATCAGTGCCTTCGGCTACCAAGAGTGTTCTGCCAAAACCAAAGATGGTGTGAGGGAAGTGTTTGAGATGGCAACCAGGGCAGCACTGCAGGCCAAGAAACGTGGCAAGAAGTCCGCCTGCCTTCTGTTATAG